Proteins from a single region of Pseudopedobacter saltans DSM 12145:
- a CDS encoding IS3 family transposase yields MKEIYHEISLTTICALFGRSRQGWYQLAENKGQKQLQRTLVIEQVRQIKSELPHIGGLKMHSMLQKFLSAHQISMGRDAFFCLLKENNLLVKPRRLYARTTNSFHHFKKWPDLVQRRKAIMAEEIWVSDITYLKTKKGFIYLSLITDAYSRKIVGYNLSRNLKAEGCIKAFQMALKSRLYPKRPLIHHSDRGIQYCCDDYVQLLISQNVQISMTQNGSPYDNAIAERVNGILKQEFNLYQSFDSYQQAKDAVENAIISYNQIRPHFSCQLQTPQAKHASSNAW; encoded by the coding sequence ATGAAAGAAATATATCATGAAATTTCCCTAACAACAATTTGTGCTTTGTTTGGTAGAAGTCGTCAAGGTTGGTATCAGCTAGCTGAAAATAAGGGACAGAAACAACTACAAAGAACTTTAGTGATAGAACAGGTTCGACAAATAAAAAGTGAATTGCCCCACATCGGCGGCCTTAAGATGCACTCCATGCTGCAAAAATTCCTATCTGCTCATCAGATTTCGATGGGAAGAGATGCTTTTTTCTGCTTATTAAAGGAAAATAATTTGCTGGTTAAGCCCCGGAGATTATATGCCAGAACGACCAATTCCTTTCATCATTTTAAGAAATGGCCGGATCTGGTGCAAAGACGTAAAGCTATAATGGCAGAAGAAATATGGGTGAGCGATATTACCTATTTAAAAACAAAAAAAGGTTTTATCTATCTTAGTTTGATTACAGATGCTTATTCAAGAAAAATTGTAGGTTATAACTTAAGTCGAAACTTAAAAGCAGAAGGATGCATAAAAGCATTTCAGATGGCGTTAAAATCAAGATTATACCCAAAAAGACCTCTTATTCATCACTCTGACAGGGGAATTCAATACTGCTGTGACGATTATGTCCAATTATTGATCAGCCAAAATGTACAAATTAGCATGACGCAAAATGGAAGCCCTTATGATAATGCTATCGCAGAGCGGGTGAATGGTATTTTAAAACAAGAATTTAATCTATACCAATCTTTTGACTCATACCAACAAGCTAAAGATGCAGTAGAAAACGCAATTATCAGTTATAACCAGATCAGACCCCACTTCTCTTGCCAGCTTCAAACACCACAAGCAAAACATGCATCAAGTAATGCATGGTAA
- a CDS encoding transposase, translated as MEKPRKGKSKGRTPLFEDSFKIAVAREYILGDYSASQVGKKYNLNSDNVFYFVKWYNKHHPDPAPETSSPAELTPSNTAKLEEELALAKLKITALEMLIRNAEREMGVDIVKKPGTKQ; from the coding sequence ATGGAAAAACCAAGAAAAGGAAAGAGCAAAGGTCGTACTCCTTTATTCGAAGACAGTTTTAAAATTGCAGTTGCCCGAGAATATATTTTGGGTGACTATAGCGCCAGTCAGGTTGGCAAGAAATACAATTTAAATTCAGACAATGTATTTTACTTTGTAAAGTGGTACAATAAGCATCATCCTGACCCAGCCCCAGAGACAAGTTCTCCTGCGGAATTAACGCCCTCAAACACCGCTAAGCTTGAAGAGGAATTAGCGTTGGCAAAACTTAAGATCACCGCATTAGAAATGCTCATTCGTAATGCCGAACGGGAAATGGGGGTAGATATTGTAAAAAAGCCTGGTACCAAACAGTAG
- a CDS encoding exo-beta-1,4-galactosidase, with protein sequence MKKLYKVYFLILLLLICANSFASDKISLSGEWKFQIDAQDVGVTEKWFEKNLPDKIRLPGSMAENNKGDAITLKTQWTGSIYDSSFYFHPRLEKYRKEGNIKIPFWLTPQKHYVGAAWYQKEVVIPKNWSDKRIVLFLEQPHTETILWVNGKRVGLQNSMVQAHAYDISKFLQAGKNVLTIRIDNRIKEINVGQDSHSLTDHTQGNWNGINGRMELQAGPHLYFDDLQVYPSLENGNARVNIKLGNEAAIKGKLIVELSAKSFNSGTPHEVKAQRFSMISSGKSDSVSFILPMDKFQTWDEFNPVLYEMEAKIILNHKVIDVKKVQFGMREFRASGRDFLVNGRKTFLRGTVDNAVFPLTGYPDTDVESWKKILEKCKAYGLNHVRFHSWCPPEAAFIAADLVGMYLQPEGPSWANHGSSLGDGKPIDQFIYDETNRMAKQFGNYASFCMLAYGNEPRGRQVPYLTKFVDYWKAKDSRRLYTGASVGGSWPVIPNSEFMVRAGARGLDWQRLPESISDFRDKIKQFDVPFVAHEMGQYCVFPNFKEIDKYTGVYRAKNFELFQEDLADHNMAGQAEDFLYASGKLQALCYKYEIERALRTPGYSGFQLLSLNDYPGQGTALVGVLDAFWAEKGYIDAKEFTRFCNATVPLTRIPKFVFTNDEKLTAQVEVAHFGPKDLKGVEIRWVLKNPEGLVYQSGKFERKDVLIGNQNLIGNIAIDLSAIHKAHQLNLEVAIAGTSFKNDWDVWVYPTVYPALSNEIYYTTELDEKAKNILENGGKVFFNASGKIVKGKEVVQHFLPVFWNTSWFKMRPPHTLGIVLNEKHKAFEYFPTKGYGQLQWWEILNKAQVMNLEDFPAGFRPLVQPIDTWFMNRRLAQIFEAKVGKGKIIVSSTELSSDVKNKPVARQLYYSLYNYMCSEEFKPIYQVDWLMIKDLLETPSKQQFDTFTKGTPDELKPNFQKTIAN encoded by the coding sequence ATGAAGAAGCTTTATAAAGTTTATTTCCTGATACTGTTATTGTTGATCTGTGCAAACTCTTTTGCTAGTGATAAAATTTCACTCTCGGGTGAATGGAAATTTCAAATAGATGCGCAGGATGTTGGAGTTACAGAGAAATGGTTTGAAAAAAATCTGCCAGATAAAATCAGGTTACCTGGTTCTATGGCAGAAAATAACAAGGGCGATGCGATTACCCTGAAAACGCAATGGACGGGTAGTATTTATGACAGTTCTTTTTATTTCCATCCCAGGTTAGAAAAATATCGTAAAGAAGGAAATATCAAGATTCCTTTTTGGTTAACGCCTCAAAAGCATTATGTAGGTGCTGCCTGGTATCAGAAAGAAGTCGTTATTCCTAAAAACTGGAGTGATAAACGGATAGTCTTGTTTCTGGAGCAGCCGCATACCGAAACGATTCTTTGGGTAAATGGCAAGAGAGTGGGTTTGCAAAACAGCATGGTGCAAGCCCACGCTTATGACATTTCTAAATTCTTACAAGCGGGAAAAAATGTGTTAACTATCCGGATTGATAACCGGATTAAAGAAATAAATGTTGGCCAGGATTCTCATAGTTTAACAGACCATACTCAGGGAAACTGGAACGGAATTAACGGAAGAATGGAATTGCAGGCTGGCCCACATCTGTATTTTGATGATCTACAGGTTTACCCATCATTAGAAAATGGGAATGCTAGGGTTAATATTAAACTTGGAAATGAAGCAGCGATAAAAGGAAAACTTATTGTAGAGCTTTCTGCAAAAAGTTTCAATTCCGGTACTCCACATGAGGTGAAAGCACAGCGCTTTTCTATGATATCCAGCGGTAAATCTGATTCTGTTAGCTTTATTTTACCCATGGATAAATTCCAGACCTGGGATGAGTTTAACCCGGTGCTTTACGAAATGGAAGCTAAAATTATTTTAAATCATAAAGTAATTGATGTTAAAAAGGTTCAGTTTGGAATGCGTGAGTTTAGGGCAAGCGGACGCGATTTTTTAGTGAATGGCAGAAAGACTTTTCTAAGAGGAACGGTAGATAATGCAGTTTTTCCTTTGACAGGCTATCCGGATACAGATGTAGAATCGTGGAAGAAGATTCTTGAAAAATGTAAGGCTTATGGATTAAATCATGTTCGTTTCCATTCGTGGTGCCCGCCGGAGGCAGCGTTTATCGCAGCGGATTTGGTAGGAATGTATCTGCAACCGGAAGGACCAAGCTGGGCAAATCATGGATCATCTTTGGGCGATGGAAAGCCTATCGATCAATTTATTTATGATGAAACGAATAGAATGGCCAAACAATTTGGCAATTATGCATCGTTTTGTATGTTGGCCTATGGTAATGAGCCAAGAGGCAGACAAGTGCCTTATTTAACCAAATTTGTAGACTACTGGAAAGCTAAGGATAGCCGAAGGCTATATACTGGCGCATCTGTAGGCGGAAGCTGGCCGGTTATTCCAAATAGCGAATTTATGGTACGCGCCGGTGCCAGAGGATTGGATTGGCAACGCCTTCCGGAAAGTATCAGCGACTTTAGGGATAAAATAAAGCAGTTTGATGTGCCCTTTGTTGCGCATGAAATGGGGCAATATTGTGTCTTCCCTAATTTTAAAGAAATTGATAAATATACCGGGGTATACAGGGCAAAAAACTTCGAATTATTTCAGGAAGACTTAGCGGATCATAATATGGCGGGTCAGGCTGAAGATTTTTTGTATGCATCTGGAAAATTACAGGCTTTATGCTATAAATACGAAATTGAAAGGGCTCTAAGGACACCGGGATACTCGGGATTTCAGTTGCTGTCTTTAAATGATTATCCGGGACAGGGAACTGCACTGGTTGGCGTCTTGGATGCATTTTGGGCCGAAAAGGGATATATTGATGCGAAGGAATTTACGAGGTTTTGTAATGCTACAGTCCCTTTAACCAGGATTCCAAAATTTGTATTTACAAATGACGAAAAGTTAACGGCGCAGGTTGAAGTTGCACATTTTGGTCCTAAGGATCTAAAGGGTGTTGAAATAAGATGGGTGTTGAAAAACCCTGAAGGTTTAGTCTATCAGTCCGGGAAATTTGAGAGGAAAGATGTTCTTATTGGTAACCAGAATCTTATAGGGAATATAGCGATTGATCTTTCTGCTATTCATAAAGCTCACCAATTGAATTTGGAAGTGGCTATAGCAGGAACCAGCTTTAAGAATGATTGGGATGTTTGGGTATATCCAACGGTTTATCCGGCTTTAAGTAACGAGATTTATTATACTACGGAGTTGGATGAAAAGGCGAAAAATATATTGGAAAATGGTGGGAAGGTTTTCTTCAATGCTTCGGGCAAGATTGTAAAGGGGAAAGAAGTGGTTCAGCATTTTTTACCTGTTTTCTGGAATACTTCGTGGTTTAAAATGAGGCCTCCACACACATTGGGCATTGTATTAAATGAGAAACATAAGGCTTTTGAGTATTTTCCGACAAAAGGATATGGTCAGTTGCAGTGGTGGGAGATTTTGAATAAGGCACAAGTGATGAACCTGGAAGATTTTCCCGCCGGATTTAGACCGTTGGTTCAGCCAATTGATACCTGGTTTATGAACAGAAGATTAGCGCAGATTTTTGAAGCTAAAGTGGGAAAAGGGAAAATCATCGTGTCAAGTACTGAATTATCCTCTGATGTAAAAAATAAACCTGTTGCAAGACAATTGTATTATAGCTTGTATAATTATATGTGTTCGGAAGAATTTAAACCGATCTATCAGGTAGACTGGTTAATGATAAAGGATCTATTGGAAACGCCATCGAAACAACAGTTTGATACGTTTACGAAAGGAACGCCTGATGAACTCAAACCAAATTTTCAGAAAACTATAGCCAATTAA
- a CDS encoding glycoside hydrolase family 88/105 protein, translated as MKLYRFNQVLIGFLLVGGLSGCAVQKQNSATKNKQEILEVMRRTNKYFMDKWPDAGKPIYTNRWRPSNIWTRGVYYEGLMALYKIDKNQVYYDYAVEWGDKHKWGLRNGIETRNADDHDCGQTYLDLYEIDPKPERIKDIKASIDLIIASGKYDDWTWIDAIQMAMPIFAKLGVMTKDAKYHEYMYKMYNHSKRAEGGGLYNQKDKLWWRDKDFVPPYKEPNGEDCYWSRGNGWVVAALARVLDIIPQNEKHRAEYLQDFKELMEGVAAVQRPDGFWNVSLHDPNHFGGKETTGTSLFVYGMAWGINKGILDAKTYRPMIDKAWNAMVKEAVHPSGFLGYVQGTGKEPKDGQPVTFSSMPDFEDYGLGCFLLAGSEVYKLK; from the coding sequence ATGAAATTGTACCGATTCAATCAAGTTCTCATAGGCTTCCTTTTAGTAGGAGGATTGTCAGGCTGTGCCGTTCAAAAACAGAATTCTGCGACGAAAAACAAACAGGAGATTTTAGAGGTGATGCGTAGAACGAATAAATACTTTATGGATAAATGGCCTGATGCGGGAAAGCCCATCTATACCAATAGATGGCGCCCCAGCAACATCTGGACAAGAGGTGTCTATTATGAAGGTTTGATGGCATTGTATAAAATTGATAAAAACCAGGTTTATTATGATTATGCAGTAGAATGGGGAGATAAGCATAAATGGGGATTAAGAAATGGTATAGAAACCAGAAATGCCGATGATCATGACTGTGGCCAAACATATCTGGATTTATATGAGATTGATCCAAAGCCGGAGCGTATTAAAGATATTAAAGCATCTATAGATTTAATAATAGCTTCGGGAAAATATGACGATTGGACATGGATTGATGCGATACAAATGGCGATGCCAATTTTTGCCAAGCTTGGGGTTATGACTAAGGACGCGAAATATCATGAATATATGTACAAAATGTACAATCATTCTAAAAGAGCAGAGGGAGGTGGTTTGTATAATCAGAAAGATAAATTGTGGTGGAGAGATAAGGACTTTGTTCCGCCTTATAAAGAGCCGAACGGCGAAGATTGTTATTGGTCAAGAGGGAATGGTTGGGTAGTTGCCGCTTTGGCGAGAGTGCTGGATATTATCCCTCAGAATGAAAAGCATAGAGCGGAATATTTACAGGACTTTAAAGAATTGATGGAAGGTGTTGCTGCGGTGCAACGTCCCGATGGTTTTTGGAATGTTAGCTTGCATGACCCGAACCATTTTGGCGGAAAAGAAACTACGGGTACATCACTTTTTGTATATGGAATGGCCTGGGGCATCAATAAGGGTATTCTGGATGCGAAAACTTACAGACCAATGATTGATAAAGCATGGAATGCGATGGTGAAGGAAGCGGTGCATCCGAGCGGTTTTTTAGGCTATGTACAGGGGACGGGGAAGGAACCTAAAGATGGGCAACCGGTAACTTTTTCCAGTATGCCGGATTTTGAAGATTATGGATTAGGATGTTTCCTACTGGCCGGATCTGAGGTTTATAAATTGAAGTAA
- a CDS encoding glycosyl hydrolase 115 family protein: protein MNAIKKLKLAVAIIILCVKTGFSQRLSVSELPSKHSFPLVFSKESAALYIDNGEEKVVHIAASALISDIKTITNVKIPLVNQQPFKQQNVIIAGTIGHSEWIDRLIASGKINVNDIKGKWEAFKIVQIAYPDKGIENALLVVGSDRRATAFGLFEISRKIGVSPFYWWADITPAKKKALYLQVTKEIVEQPSVKYRGIFLNDEDWGLQPWAAKHMDTDIKDIGPNTYTKIFELLLRLKANYIWPAMHPSTKAFYYYKENPKIANDYAIVVGSSHCEPMLRNNVFEWAVNYENEYGAKPGEWRYDLNKQQIDQYWFDRVVESHPYESVYTIGMRGIHDGGMPGPKDRGEKVKLLNDVIRIQRRMLEDNSTKSIKEIPQIFCPYKEVLTLYRSGLELPEDVTIVWADDNHGYIRQLSNPKEQERSGGSGVYYHLSYWGAPQDYLWLSSTSPALVSYELYKAYQYGAKDLWVINVGDIKPAELETQFAMDLAWDIDKWKPQQALQYVKHWATETFGVQYANEITAIKNKYYELAASGKPEHIPFIQFTEVEKNSRLAEYQKLTDKAKQLQAKIPVDLQDAYYQLIYYPVVGSKLMNEKHFYAQQSLLFAEQGNPEALKYATKAKEAFEQIKSETEKYNTKIAHGKWDGIMEWKPRNREVFLMPKVAEEKDILQGNKREEVEKTHVVKTIKADQFTIQNKGEISIEGVDGLGINGLSMALFPLNTDALNANDLQSVPYLRYEWNDLTGEKEFLLKTLPTQGVYEGRNVRMAISVNNQPVQVMQFNPKSEDATWAKNVLRGYAVASVKLPVKSGKNEIKIYLLDPGAAFNQLEIF from the coding sequence ATGAACGCTATAAAGAAATTGAAACTAGCTGTTGCAATAATCATCTTATGCGTGAAAACGGGTTTTTCGCAACGTTTGTCGGTGTCCGAACTACCGTCTAAGCATTCGTTTCCGCTGGTGTTTTCAAAAGAAAGTGCTGCCTTATACATCGACAATGGTGAAGAAAAAGTGGTGCATATTGCGGCATCGGCTTTAATAAGCGATATCAAGACGATAACAAATGTTAAGATTCCTTTAGTTAATCAGCAGCCGTTCAAACAGCAAAACGTCATTATAGCTGGAACGATAGGTCATTCGGAATGGATAGATCGGCTTATTGCTTCAGGAAAAATCAATGTTAATGATATTAAAGGGAAATGGGAAGCTTTTAAAATTGTACAGATTGCATATCCTGATAAAGGAATTGAAAATGCTTTGTTAGTAGTCGGAAGTGATAGAAGGGCAACGGCATTTGGACTTTTTGAGATATCAAGAAAAATCGGGGTCTCACCTTTTTATTGGTGGGCAGATATTACTCCCGCTAAAAAGAAAGCTCTTTATCTGCAAGTGACAAAGGAAATCGTTGAACAGCCCTCTGTTAAATACCGCGGAATTTTCTTAAACGATGAAGATTGGGGTTTACAACCCTGGGCAGCAAAACATATGGACACGGATATAAAAGATATCGGACCTAATACCTATACTAAAATATTCGAGTTGCTTTTAAGATTAAAGGCCAATTATATCTGGCCTGCTATGCATCCCAGCACAAAGGCTTTTTACTACTATAAGGAAAATCCTAAAATAGCCAACGATTATGCTATTGTGGTTGGCTCGAGCCATTGCGAACCCATGCTAAGGAATAATGTTTTTGAATGGGCGGTGAATTATGAAAATGAATACGGAGCGAAGCCCGGTGAGTGGCGATATGATTTAAATAAACAGCAGATAGATCAGTACTGGTTTGATCGGGTGGTAGAAAGCCATCCCTACGAATCGGTATATACTATTGGAATGCGGGGCATTCATGATGGCGGCATGCCAGGGCCGAAAGACCGGGGAGAGAAGGTGAAATTGTTGAATGATGTTATACGCATCCAACGGCGGATGCTGGAAGATAATTCTACTAAATCCATTAAAGAAATACCACAGATTTTTTGCCCTTACAAGGAGGTGCTGACCCTTTACCGATCGGGATTGGAGTTGCCGGAAGATGTTACTATTGTTTGGGCCGATGATAATCACGGCTATATCCGACAGTTGTCTAATCCAAAGGAACAAGAACGGAGCGGTGGAAGTGGTGTTTATTATCATTTATCATATTGGGGAGCTCCGCAGGATTATTTATGGCTAAGTAGTACTTCTCCGGCTTTGGTCTCTTATGAATTGTATAAAGCTTATCAATACGGTGCAAAAGACCTATGGGTAATTAATGTTGGAGATATTAAACCTGCAGAGTTGGAAACGCAATTTGCCATGGATCTGGCATGGGATATAGATAAATGGAAACCTCAGCAGGCCTTGCAGTATGTGAAGCATTGGGCTACCGAGACTTTTGGGGTGCAATATGCCAACGAAATCACCGCTATAAAAAATAAATATTATGAATTGGCGGCTTCGGGTAAACCGGAACATATTCCTTTTATCCAATTTACAGAAGTAGAAAAAAACAGCCGTTTAGCAGAGTACCAAAAATTAACCGACAAGGCAAAGCAGTTGCAGGCTAAAATACCTGTAGATTTACAGGATGCTTATTATCAGTTAATTTACTATCCCGTTGTTGGTTCGAAGCTGATGAATGAAAAACACTTTTATGCCCAGCAAAGCTTGCTATTTGCAGAGCAGGGTAATCCGGAGGCATTAAAATATGCAACGAAGGCGAAAGAAGCTTTTGAACAGATAAAATCTGAAACGGAAAAATATAACACAAAAATAGCACATGGAAAATGGGATGGGATAATGGAATGGAAACCGCGAAATCGAGAGGTTTTCTTAATGCCAAAAGTTGCTGAGGAAAAGGATATCCTGCAAGGTAACAAGAGGGAAGAAGTTGAAAAAACTCATGTTGTGAAAACCATAAAAGCAGACCAATTCACCATACAAAACAAAGGAGAAATTAGTATTGAAGGTGTTGATGGATTGGGAATCAATGGACTTTCTATGGCACTATTTCCGCTGAATACAGATGCTTTAAACGCTAATGATCTGCAAAGCGTTCCTTATTTACGATATGAGTGGAACGATCTGACCGGGGAAAAGGAATTTTTACTAAAGACCTTACCTACACAAGGTGTTTATGAAGGAAGAAATGTGCGTATGGCAATTTCTGTAAATAACCAGCCTGTTCAGGTAATGCAGTTTAATCCGAAATCGGAAGATGCCACCTGGGCTAAAAATGTATTGCGTGGATATGCTGTTGCCAGTGTTAAGCTCCCGGTGAAAAGCGGAAAAAATGAAATTAAGATATACCTGTTAGACCCAGGTGCAGCATTTAATCAATTAGAGATTTTTTAG
- a CDS encoding glycoside hydrolase family 31 protein → MRLIILSSLFVLSTVLGGKAGDIGDYKSGFKKNGNELYFSNTNGDVKLEFCTPGVFRVRYSWDRNFIDHEMYMLAGKKWDNVDVVVTEKANAFDVSTAFLNIKINKSPFRIEVSDKSGKVLNTDAKSPERNGTSVINQKQLFPDEHFFGFGERMDFLDRRGKKLSLDVGRGKGLPHQIGAYDILQANYSPVTFFMSTRGYGIFFHNSFRTNWDMGYADSEKYSYEAVDGDLDYFFMYGPGFLNLLDSYTDITGKAPLMPKFALGLHVGTYSGGTWGHEEMTSDQYVIELGKRLRKEGIPTDIIWLDSTWRLFGDVGGKGATSFEWRETFKNPKGMFDALYGMHYKMVGVHLRPRFDNARKLNLLDQAQAKGYTYPENGKPGEFVNFFDQKAVDWWFEHGVKHAAEVGAKFLKTDEGSAFGALANESDKVGPTGKEAERLHNLFPLAYAKGAYESFQKFNNMRGLNHTREGYSGIQKYPFIFAGDWPSEWQYFAPVIKAGLNIGLSGVSNWAHCMGGFEHVADPELYIRWVQFGMLSPVATVFGMDHPGYKEPWNYGPDAFRNFKSYDALRYRLQPYLYAVMYQNHISGIPMMRALVLENQDDINTYTVDDQYVLGENLMVCPVVTKGAVTRSVYLPKGTWFDYWTGKKYEGRQYIHVVAPLDTIPMFVKAGGVLPMQPDMEYTDAKKLDKITLDVFPSVDGQNRSFTLFDDDGISLEYQKGKYAKTLIDVGNTPSTKVSINISKTTGDFKPTSRTYLAKVRWQDVNKPTEVTENGKSVNKVTSHATLGNGGWFYDEGNKVLWIQTINNNAKNIVLTVK, encoded by the coding sequence ATGAGACTTATTATTTTATCGAGCTTGTTTGTATTATCAACTGTTTTAGGAGGTAAGGCTGGTGACATTGGTGATTACAAATCAGGATTCAAAAAGAACGGAAACGAGCTTTACTTTTCAAATACTAACGGAGACGTTAAACTGGAGTTTTGTACTCCCGGTGTATTTCGAGTTAGGTATAGTTGGGATAGAAACTTCATCGACCATGAAATGTATATGCTGGCCGGTAAAAAATGGGATAATGTGGATGTTGTAGTAACTGAAAAAGCCAATGCTTTTGATGTGAGTACCGCATTTCTGAATATAAAAATCAATAAATCTCCATTTAGAATAGAGGTTTCGGACAAAAGCGGGAAAGTATTAAATACCGATGCCAAATCTCCGGAAAGAAACGGTACATCAGTAATCAATCAAAAGCAACTTTTTCCTGATGAACATTTCTTCGGTTTTGGAGAGCGTATGGATTTTTTGGATAGAAGAGGTAAAAAGTTGAGTCTGGATGTTGGACGTGGAAAAGGATTGCCACACCAGATTGGTGCTTACGATATATTACAGGCTAATTATTCGCCGGTTACTTTTTTTATGAGTACAAGAGGGTATGGGATATTTTTTCATAACTCTTTTCGTACAAATTGGGATATGGGTTACGCGGATAGCGAAAAATACAGCTATGAAGCTGTAGACGGAGACCTGGACTATTTCTTTATGTACGGCCCTGGATTTTTGAATTTATTGGATAGTTATACCGACATAACCGGAAAAGCTCCGTTAATGCCAAAATTTGCATTGGGTTTACATGTGGGAACTTACAGCGGTGGTACCTGGGGACATGAAGAGATGACCAGTGATCAGTATGTGATTGAACTAGGAAAGCGTTTACGAAAAGAGGGAATTCCAACAGATATTATCTGGTTAGATTCTACTTGGAGACTATTTGGTGATGTGGGTGGCAAAGGAGCGACTTCTTTTGAGTGGAGAGAAACATTTAAGAATCCGAAGGGAATGTTCGATGCGCTTTACGGAATGCATTATAAAATGGTTGGGGTACACTTAAGGCCGCGTTTTGATAATGCAAGGAAACTGAATCTGTTAGATCAGGCTCAGGCAAAAGGATATACTTATCCGGAAAATGGGAAGCCGGGCGAATTTGTAAATTTCTTCGATCAGAAAGCGGTAGACTGGTGGTTTGAACATGGTGTTAAACATGCGGCGGAAGTTGGTGCTAAGTTCCTGAAAACGGATGAAGGAAGTGCCTTTGGTGCTTTGGCAAACGAAAGTGATAAAGTTGGGCCTACCGGGAAAGAGGCTGAACGTTTACATAATCTTTTCCCCCTGGCGTATGCAAAGGGCGCTTATGAGAGTTTTCAGAAATTTAATAATATGCGCGGATTAAATCACACGCGGGAAGGTTATTCTGGCATACAGAAATATCCTTTCATTTTTGCTGGAGATTGGCCGAGCGAGTGGCAATATTTTGCACCGGTTATCAAAGCAGGATTAAATATCGGTTTATCGGGTGTAAGCAATTGGGCGCATTGCATGGGCGGATTTGAGCATGTGGCCGATCCTGAATTATACATCAGATGGGTACAGTTTGGAATGCTTAGTCCGGTAGCTACGGTTTTCGGAATGGATCATCCCGGTTATAAAGAGCCCTGGAATTACGGACCGGATGCATTTAGAAATTTTAAGTCTTATGATGCTTTAAGATACCGTTTACAACCTTATTTATATGCTGTAATGTATCAGAACCATATTTCGGGTATTCCTATGATGAGGGCTTTGGTTTTGGAGAATCAGGATGATATCAATACTTATACGGTAGATGATCAATATGTCCTGGGAGAAAATTTAATGGTATGCCCGGTTGTAACAAAAGGGGCGGTAACACGTAGCGTTTATTTACCAAAAGGTACCTGGTTTGACTATTGGACGGGAAAAAAATATGAAGGTAGACAATATATTCATGTTGTTGCACCTTTGGATACCATCCCTATGTTTGTTAAAGCGGGCGGTGTATTACCTATGCAACCCGATATGGAATATACTGATGCGAAAAAGCTGGATAAGATAACCCTGGATGTTTTCCCTTCGGTTGATGGACAAAACCGATCTTTTACCCTATTTGATGATGACGGTATTTCTTTGGAATACCAAAAAGGGAAATATGCAAAAACACTAATCGATGTCGGTAACACGCCGTCAACAAAGGTTTCCATTAATATTAGCAAAACTACGGGTGATTTTAAACCAACGTCCAGAACTTATCTAGCTAAGGTAAGATGGCAGGATGTTAATAAACCAACGGAAGTTACTGAAAATGGTAAATCGGTTAATAAAGTAACCAGCCATGCAACGCTTGGAAATGGTGGTTGGTTTTATGATGAGGGAAATAAAGTATTATGGATTCAGACCATCAATAATAACGCTAAGAATATTGTTTTAACCGTCAAATAG